The stretch of DNA GGATCAAGGTCCTTAAGAAGACCATGGAGTTGGCCGAGTCCGACCTGAAAGGTCTCTCCAGCGAGGCCGGCGCGATCAACGTGAGCTCGATGGAACTGGAAAAGCTTCAGAACGAGATCTCCTTGCAGGAAGAGGCCCACAAGCTGGTCGGCAAGGAGGTCGAATCGCTCAACGTCGAGCTCGAGGCTCCCTCTCGAGTCCGGCTGATCGAGCCGGCCGATAACCCGTCGCTCTCGGGCGACAAGCGGTTGAAGATGGCCACGCTGGCTGGCGTCGCGACGCTGGCCCTGGTGGTCGGGGGAATTACCTACTCCGACTTCCTGACCCATCGGGTCCGGTCAACCGACGACGTGGTCCTGGGGCTGGGGCTCCGGCTGATCGGTACCCTGCCCCCTCTGCCGAGGCGTCAGAGGACATCCCGGCCCCAATCCACCGCGCCGCCACTCTGGCACGCCGAGCTGATCGAGTCGGTCGATAATCTCCGGACCAACCTCCTGAACTCAGCCTCGGGTCGCTCGATCCGCTCGCTGGTCGTCACCAGCGCCGTCAGCGGCGAGGGGAAGACGTCGCTGGCCTGCCACCTGGCCACGAGCATGGCCCGAGCTGGCCGGAAGACCTTGCTGATCGACGGCGACCTGAGGTGCTCTGACATCCACGGGATCTTCGGCCTGCCGACCTGCCCCGGCCTGAGCGAGGTAATCCGGTGCGAGGCGGACGTTTCAGCCTCGATTCATGCCTCGGAGTTCCCGGACCTCTGGGTGCTGACCGCCGGCCTCTGCGACGAGCAGGCGCTTCGCGCATTGGCACAGGACAAGCTTCGGGTCCTCCTGGGCCAACTCAAGCGGGACTTCGACTTCATCGTCATCGACACCCCGCCGGTCTTGCCGGTCGCCGACGCGGCTCTGATCGCCGAGCAGGCCGATGCCTATGTCCATGCGGTCCTCGGCGAGGTCAGCCAACTTCCCCAGGTTTTTACCGCCCATGAACGGCTCCAGTCGCTGGGGATTCCGACCCTCGGCGTGGTGGTGGCCGGGGTCCGCGGGATCAATTACGGCGGCAAGTACAACTACCACCAGGGCCGGCTGGGCTCAGCGCCTCGAGCCGAGGCCGGATGACCCGCCAACTGAACCGACCTTTCCTCCGCCGGTGGATCTCTCATATTTTCCATCAATCAATGTAGCTTTCGATCGACAGTGATGGGCGAGAAAG from Isosphaeraceae bacterium EP7 encodes:
- a CDS encoding polysaccharide biosynthesis tyrosine autokinase, translated to MAAILGRRPAILDAPPNVAALLGSLKRRWLLAAVVGVFGAACSAVAVYHVMPPARHVAKAMLHVASTQPSIIFPTQEVRSTFEIYKQTQLRLLKGRSVLAAVLRDPKVKDLNLVKQSANQSEPISWLEKEIQAEYTGEVLNISMSGDGPEGLAAIVNAVAQAYLVEVVNAELKERRNRFEELQGIYRQQSDRLQSKRKELEALAAKLGSGDQANVRQMHAMALGSRTMMERLLLQYRLDLRESEIQLSVLREAEKPVVEGESLRAEAVEQAVRGDEVVLELEARIRRISAAVASASRMARQANDPSVRRPQEDLKHLTRQLRERESAIRQVRSRELKAIGPVGPNGSLADLENRIKVLKKTMELAESDLKGLSSEAGAINVSSMELEKLQNEISLQEEAHKLVGKEVESLNVELEAPSRVRLIEPADNPSLSGDKRLKMATLAGVATLALVVGGITYSDFLTHRVRSTDDVVLGLGLRLIGTLPPLPRRQRTSRPQSTAPPLWHAELIESVDNLRTNLLNSASGRSIRSLVVTSAVSGEGKTSLACHLATSMARAGRKTLLIDGDLRCSDIHGIFGLPTCPGLSEVIRCEADVSASIHASEFPDLWVLTAGLCDEQALRALAQDKLRVLLGQLKRDFDFIVIDTPPVLPVADAALIAEQADAYVHAVLGEVSQLPQVFTAHERLQSLGIPTLGVVVAGVRGINYGGKYNYHQGRLGSAPRAEAG